In Cryptomeria japonica chromosome 5, Sugi_1.0, whole genome shotgun sequence, the genomic window ATTGAGTAAATATTCTCATGTTAGTCTCATCTCCAATCATATTAGATGAAGGCTTCGtaaattctaaaatgtcaattcAATGAACATAATATATCCACGTCTTAAGTATTaacttgtaattaagatatccaacttaattggatcaaatgtcatgaattgagttaggtgtaaggatacgtaatcacgttgggaaaactccttaggttcgtttagtcttccgctgtgttatctaagcgttagataactctaaagtatcttaatgttgtgacttaatattaacactcttattattataaaactataactctaaaaaaaaaaatagttacactctgtttgagtgttttagctttcacccttcggggtttcctagcggggcattacatattcTCTTAGAACATTTTGGGCAACAGATATCTGCAAtgaatatttgaattaaattttgaaAGCTGAACTATAATTCATCATACTACAAGATTAATGGACTACTAAGGATTCAGTTGATTCAAAAGTAGTATGTAGATTAGAGATGCTGCCTGGGGTGAACTTTCCCTTGATGTTGTGGTAATTTGCAAGCTTCAATGGTGTGTTAGGCTGCACAAAGGAAACACCATTTAGCAATGTTGCCATAATGGTATGATCCAAATTCAAGTGGGTAGATTTAGGGaagcttgaaattgaaatgatggtttgttagggttttgtaatatttttcttgcacTCTGCTCAATTTTTCTCATCAACATTGTTGACTCTATGAAGAATCTTGAGGTAAGTCGCTTACCATGGTCTTTGGTTTGTGCACATTTGTTCACCACAAGCAACACAAAATTATACTTATATATAATCATTCACCTTGTATGTTGGCTATCCTAGACAACTTTTTAAAGTTGTTGTGATGAGACACTTTGCAAGCATGGAAAAAATTCTTTGGAACATGGTATAGGTTTGCCAATTTTTTGATAAAATGACTGCAAAAGATGTGACTTGCTTAATGTATGTGGTTTAAGGTTGGCTGCTAATATGAAGGTGTAGTGAATTGCACATTGAACCCAAGTGTTTTGTAGGCTATTGAATCTCATGATGTATATATTGGTAATTGCTTTGATAGAAAGAAATGTCTATCGTATGATCTCTATGGTTttatgttttgatccttgttgttaACATTGTGCTTATGGTTGGAAGTTCATTACAAGTATATAGTGAAAATCGATTATGCATTAAAGTGCTATGATTAACATCGAATAGAGAATTATGAGCTTGCACAATGTAATACAAATGGATACCAATGATTTTTGAAGTGGCTGTAATATTCTGATTTGAAATCCACGCCTTTCTCTAAAGGATAAGGAGGGGATTAAGTCTATTCATCAATGGTGAGTGAGAGAATGTTCACAATTTCTATCTCCATAATTGTTTGCAAATGGCTTGTTTTGTAGATTTAAATGAAAACATTTGTCATTATCTTATGAGGCAATGAATATTCTATTATCAGTTGTGCTGTCAATTTTGGAGAACACTGCACATATTCACGCTTGATTTAACTGTAGACATCATTGGAAGTGATAGCTCAATATGGTTTCATTTTGGTAATATTTCACACTTGATACAATTGATGTAGTGATAATTTAACAAAATTGATATTCCATAAGGAATTGATGATGCTCAACGGATGATATAATGGATGTAGTGATAATTTAACAAAAACTGATATTCCATAGGGAATTGATGATGCTCAATGGATGATATAATGGCAAGGAAAGAGAAGGTAAAAAAATTGTGGCGTTGTGCATTTAAGTGTGACTATGTGCTTGAATAAGAAAGAGCCAATTGCTTGGAGAATTTATCATTGTAAAAAATAATGATAACAATCAACTCAAATTAAAACTCCATTAAATGCTTTTCGAATAAAGACCATTGAGTATTAGAACATTGTAATGAAATGTTAGTATGcaagtgaaaaacataaaaaaagatCACTTTGTAATGAGTATTTTTTTGtaatggaaaaaaaaaatgaaaatcaaattcaaatacAAAGATATGAGCATAGTATTTACTTCAAATCCAACAATTATATgattctaattttgaaatgttCAAAAAATCAGATGTTCTAATATGATTGCAGAAACTAAATCAATGGCGAGAGAAAAGGTGTGGTTACAAATAATAATTACTTGAATTTTTGGGTTCAAAAGAGTATAAAGGCATTGTTGAATTATCGAAATTAGAGAGGAATTGATGTCTCAGGGTATAAATGTTGTTAAAGAAAAAGGGGAGGATTGCAATGTATATGTTTACAGTAAGAGGAGCAACTAAGACAATGAACCAGTGACACAAGAGTAAACAATGTGCATTATTTTTGTCTCAAAAGAGATATTTGGTTCCAAAATTGACACAAATAACTAGAGATAAGACAATAGAGCAATGCAAAAGATGTATTCTCAAATTTATTGTAGAAACAGGGGTGAGCAGAAATGGTACAAAATAAATGATATAACTCAGAGATTGACAGAGGCAAAGTGCTAGACAATATGCGATAAAAGTTTTCTACTAATTCTATTTTTCTATTACAAAATTATTAGTTGCATTTCTCATACGTATTTGAATTCAAGATGGTTGCAGCTGAAATGGTGAAGATTGGTAAAGTCAATTCAAATATTTACAGAAGATACCTTCCAACCCCAAAGTGGCAAATTGTGAATGTTAGAATCAAAATGGGAAATAATGTTTTGCTCAAACCAACAAACAACCTCAATTTCTGCCTTTAGAAGTCTGCATAAAATAAAAGAGGAATTGTATCAGTAACATAATTCAAGTAATAACTTTCTGCCATGCATAGGCATGTTGCCATTTTTGTATTTTCAGATTTCCTGATTATCAAGGCGATTTGTATGAAAGAGCTTTGAAAAGAGAAAAGACCTTACTAACAGTTACAAAGGCTTATAATTATAGACATTAGATTTGGGGAATTCAAACAGATTGATGGGTTGAATTAGAAGAAAAATATAAACTTTACGCCTTCCATTAATTAACATAtgtaatttatttgtatttatttggtTCTAATTTTCCAATCTTCTACAAAAGAAAAGAGAGATACAAATTGTGCTATTGTTGAGGCATTCTAACcaatgcttagtgaattcaatATTAATTGATAACCATTTTTTTCTCACAATGTGATGATTGATCACAAACATCGATAGCTTCATTTCATTGATTCGGGGCTTGCTGCTTTATGTTTGTGAAATGTTATAAAATTCATGTGAGAAAATTAGATAAAATCTATAattaaaaaatcaacaaatttattGTTTAGATTGTACTGTAATCTAAAcacaataatttttaaaaaaaaagaaacataagaAAAAGAGACTTCTCATATAGTCTCTTTATTTCAAAGTaggcttttaaaattttaaacactATAGCTGCCAATGCTTGGAGTGAAGAGAGTAAGTTAAAATGGTATAGTAATGTGAAAAACATGACCAACAGGCAAACAAAAAGATACTAGGTGTTGCACTTTTTACTTGGCTTTGTTGTCACATAGTCACGTCTTAATCCTTGGTGAATTTATTGTAAACTTGCAGCTAGATAGTCAGAAGGgcttaaaacataaaagaaattcACATCTTGATCAACTTCCAACCAACTTACAACACCAAAGCGCCATTCTATGGTGGCAGTCAGAGGAAATTAGCACCTAAGTTTAAGTGGAAGTCTTGTCACATTTTTCGGTGCCATGGccactaatttttatttttttgccctACTTGCTTGCCGTACaaagagcaacttgaaattttCAATGCTACAATTAAGGTTTTAAAACATAGAATCATTCAATAGTAAGTGCTATATTATCTCAGTCAAACTATTTGGAAAAAAAATAGATTTATCTCCAGGATAAAAAAAATAGAGGTTCCTCTTATCTGAACCCTAAAATCTGTCTGTGGAGGGCTATAAATGCATCTTAAACATATTGATTGGAAGCATGATGAAGAGATGAAACACATTGATTGGAAACATAGCAAAGCACATAGTTACTCTACAAAAATTGTGATTCAAAGATTAAAGTCCATTCATTGTGTTTGTGTGTAGAGAAGGATAGTAGATGCAGAGTTGATGTTGCACAAACCGTTTATAGCTGTTATTGTTATGAGAATTTAATTCCTGTAAAGAACATCCCATAAAATTTTGTCCCTATAATTAGATCTTATACAGTGAAAATTGGGCAATGGTCTCTGAAACAAAAGGGCTTTTACAGGAAACTACATAGAACAAAAATTTGACTATCAATTAGTGATTCAGGGCTAACAAATATTAGCCAAACCAGTCAATAGCTAAAAAAAACCATATTTCTGGTCATCAAGATAAGTAACCAAATataacaaacaaaaacaaagaatTTGATTAAATGCAGACTTACGTTAGTTCAGGATAAGGATTACAATTTAGAATGCCTAAATTTATGTGTGCTCTCCTACTGTCTTGAAAACTATCTCGATGAATGTTTGCCCTTCAATTTCTGTCGTGAAAGATCATTACTAAATAACACAAATATTTACTCCAACTGGCATTTAATGCCAGCTGCAATCTTAATGTTCACATTAAAAACCTGCCCATGCTCGTTTTGACAAAATAAAGAATCTGCAAAATTTTATGAGAAACAAATAACTATTTATTGGGTGTACTGTTTGAATTATGAGGATGATTGAAATAATAGGCTAAAGCTCTCAAGGGCTCTGATCATTGGCATGCAACTCCTATagtagtgctataagatgaacaacaaaataagttaAACCTTAAAGAGAATATATATGTAGAGAGCTATTGCtcttttcacatacaaatatttaTAACAGAGTGTTCTGTTTCACATTTCCAGAGCTTAAAAAACCTTTGGACAACAGATTTGTtcacataaaaaaataatttatgttCTCCCTTTTAGGGGACACAATATAGAAGACATAGGTGGTACGAGAAGCCATGTATGTCTAGTATCACGCCACACCAAAACATGCTAAGCCACCCATCCAAGTGCTAAAGTAACAACTGGAGATCTTGTAAATAAACCATCAATGGTCACTATTCTATTACATACTTAAAAATACTCTCAATATAGTAGCTGCCTTCTTTCAAACGGAGAAATATGCAACATACATTACAAACAAAACAGACTGAAAGGAAGGTCCGAGCCCATTTGATGGAGAGGCAAGTGAAACAATTTATGGACATTCTTTTACCAAAATGCTAAGCATACAACAAAATGTGGTGTGGGTGTAGAAGTTGATTCAAAGGAGGAAGATGATTTGAAAGCCAATGCTGAACAAAGGAAAAAACCCTAGATGCAGTTTCAAAAACGGCCAAAAAAATCCTGGAATTTGGGAAGCAAATCATACCTAATGTCTGTAGAGTTGACTGCGTAGAACTATCACTTATTTTTTATTATAGGGTTCACTACCATTGATAATACTCTTAACCTTTATTACCGTCATGGTAGAGTGCACGACAATTGAATTAAGTTTTATTTAAACCTAAAAATTAATGAAATCCTGTACTCAACATTGAAATAAGTACTAAGTATTCAAAAAAAGCTGGTCAGTTCATTTATTTCATGTCCTTCCTTGTGATTGTCGTGAGTTGGTGACCATAAGATAATAAATGCTTTGCCAAAAACATTATTGTTAATTTATTGAGGAGAATGCTCAACACAAGGTTAATTTCTATATTTTTTGTTATTAAAAATTCATTTAAACTGCTAGGAAAATTCTATCAGCCAATTGTATTTCAaggaaaaaaattaagaaaaatctcaaaaataataatattaaaagaaCCATGCTTTAAACTTTAGGATTATAATTTTTTTCCTTGTTTTgacaaacaatatatatatatagctgcAGAGGGGAACACCCCTGTATTAATAAAAAATGGGTGAATACAAGGTTTGGTTCAGtgagagcggtagggggaaagaaccaagaagaaaaccCTCTACCCTAGCTCTATTCCTTATACAAAAAAGAACTAGCAAGGAGGCTGGATAAGTACAAAACACCAGTCGACAATTGTTGAAGATAGCAGAACCGGCCAAAGGCctataaacaaaaaacaaaaaccaaaaaatagagaaatcgGTGAAAGGTGACAACCGGAATAAATGGGAGTCTTCCGAGTCATCATCCACAGGAGCACATGCCACATCCAGGATTATAGGGCATTCAATGTCACAGGTCGAGTGAGCCACCGTTTCAGCCTTCTCCCTAGGGAGTCAGTAGTCACTAGGGAACCACTCCTCGCCAAGCCAAAACCCCCAGTCATTGCCATCAACCAAATCTCCATTCTCTAGAATACCAAAACCTTCTACACCCGCTAACCCTTCATCTTGAAGATACTTTTCCCTCCATTCCGACGTGAAGCCATTTTGAATGCCTGCTGCCTTAAGCAAAAATTCAATATTCTTGGTAATGGTAGGACAGGTTTCTTGAAGAGCATCAAAGTCCAGAGAGTTCACAATCACAAACTTTCTCACATCTGCCCCGTTGCCCAAGGACATATAATAATTTTGGGGAAGTAGTATTCTCAGGTTATCATCAATATTGTCCAATGTGGCATCAATCTCCCCTAGCAGGCGGTGTTTAAACACCATTTGAGTTATAAGCTTCGCTCTCtgcttgctagtccccatgtaTATGACCATTGCAAGGAAAAAGGCCAGAATATCAACATGGGCTCTGTACCTGtgataagccataaggaattccttcccCAGTATCCTTTTAAGGCTGTGAAGAATGAGAGGGTGTTGAGAGTAGAGGACCTCCTGCAAACGTTTGTCAGTGATTTCGCCCAAGAAGGCCATCTgccgacaagtagcttcaaggaggattggGGATTCCATGGCAAGATACCGAGCGAAAAATGCAAATGTTTGATGGAAAAATGAGGGCATTCTAGTGTTAAATAGCCAGTCATCAAACCAGGGGATACAGGCGCTAGGCAAGTAGCTCATGCCTATTGAATATACACACGCGTGAAATGACAGTGTCCAATCAACTTTTGATCCAAAGTTCGTCAACTTAATGTCGACCATCTTTATCCATCAAGTAATAATATGCAAATCCAGAAAGGATCTAGTCGTAACTAAATATCAATTAAAAGTACACACATGTCCAATTGCCACGGGGCGCAAACCGACACAGACCAATAATGACTGTAGAGAGCCACGACTCGGTGGCAAGaagtgagtctccctccagatgAATTCTCTGCACCCCAAGCTCCAACCCTAGCTGCAGTCCTCTTAGAGTCGCTCTGAATTCAGCTTCGTTGATAGTGGCAACTCCAATCTTTTCCGAGATTTCTTTTATACAGATACTATCAGAGTTCCTTAGTATACACCCAATACCACTTTGACCCGGTTTTCTAGTAGAAgaaccatcaaagtttaccttaaaCCACCTAGGCTCTGGCGCTTCCCATTTAACACCTAATCTTGGATTGCCCTGATCCATCAGGGATCCCTTACCAAAAAGCGGTGGAATGAGCAGATTTGGAAATGCCAGTTTAATCTTCCAATCCcagtccatatatatatatttctttaattATTTGGATTGAGCAGCCTCATTCAGGAGCTCAGTTAGATGGTTCTCAATTTTTCCACATAGAGTCATTAAGCTCATCTCTTTATCTTGGAAAATTTTgcaattcctttctttccaaacttCCTAAATCAGAAGAGATGGTAGAATATAAAATAAATCAACAAATATATCCTTTCCTACCAGTTTAGGCCATTGCAGAAACCACTCTTCCAACCCTGATGGAAAGGGGCcaaagattctcaattttcccatgaaatgccaccaacagtgTCTGGAGAACTTGCAGTGGAGAAGTAAGTGATCCGCAGTCTCTTCTTGCTCTTGACATAAAATGCATCTACTGGGTTCATTGATGCCCATTGAAAAGAGTCTTTCTTTAGTTAGAATCTTCTTTTGACAAGCCAACCAGGCAAATGAACCTACTTTGGGTAGGAGATGtcgatgccaaaaaagattaataggccaatcttttttgtctatagccgcttctttcaatttgtaaccaaaacatacctTGTATTTACCATAAGAGGAACcacaccacctaataatgtccttCTCAGGGGAAGGGAAGATAACCCTTTTGCTGAGAATGTCGGCAAACAAGTCTTTCTGGTGCTGGTCCAAGTCCAagggatccaaggagttccatttctACTTAGCAATGCCATTTTCATGGATAGGGTAACCATAATCACAAATATTGTGACCCCAGAGGAGACAAGTTTCTACCATGATAGGTTGCAGAGCAGGGTTGAGACATAAGGTGGCTTCACCAGCCCAAGAATcaatccaaaaggaggcatcccttccATTCCTGACATCCTaggtaacctgatcacttatgatttccttGCTTTCACAATAAACTTCCAGATGACCGAACCTCTGCGGgggttgtttatagtaaaaatccTTTTTGGCTCCATGGAgtccaaatatttatgttttagaatccTTTCCCATGATTTTTGTTTACCACCATTgcaaatttcccaaaccaatttagcacccatagctaaattcataatcAAAATTTGTCGAATGCCAGCACCCCCTACCTTTTTTGGTTGGCAAATCTTTTTCCAAGCTACTAGaggaaatttccctttgtcatccgAGCCATTCCAAAGAAAATTTCTCATTATAgggatcaattcatcttcaatttccATCGGTAATCTCATACATGCCATGGAAAAAACCGGTAGCGCAGAGAGGACCaattttatcatagtgagtttcccaacagaggataaccacttgcctttccaatttgcaagcttggatttgcacttatcaataagatgcttccaatagcaagttctattactgccaatgaagaggggggttccaagaaatttccttgggaagtttgcaactctgagattaagaatccttgataagaCACCTTGCATGTTAATcagagtgttgacaaaaaacacttcagatttattccaattgattttcTATCCGGAAGCCATACAGTAATCATCGAGGCATAATTTAATTGTCCTTGCCTCTCTCCTACAAGCCAAGCCAAACAAAATGGTATCATCGACAAACTGCAAGTGAGTTGATCTTTCAACCCCTATTGCCACATTGACTCCAAGCCATcaatcatcttgttgaagagctcttattgatCAACCTAAGGCTTCAGCCATAATGATAAGCAAAAAAGGTGACATTGGATCACCTTGTCTTATTCCTCTTGACATGGAAAAGAAGCCATGAGATGAGCATTATTTTTGCTAGCATTATTTTTTTTGACTTGCGCCCCCACATTCCTTTTGGCTTGAAGTTTGGTTTATCAATGGTTGAATCCGACTTCCCAAAACCTTTTATGGATTCCTCCAATATAAGATCAGAGTCAGGTTCAAAGTCTTCTTCCCATTCTGAGGAGGAAGactcaatttcaccatcttccaattcaataccAAGAGAAGAGCAAATCTTATTTCCCATCTCCCCCAGATTTCTAATAGTGTCTTGTTCCTGAGTGTGAATTTTGCAATCTTCAATAACCAGCTGACTCCTAGTCACAAGAGGAGAGGGTGGTAGCGACTTTGCCAGTTTAGTTTCAATATCCGCCTGTAAGGTTTTAGTCTTTTCCAGAAGCATGAGAAGATCTTGCTAGCTTTCACTTTGATCAGAGGAGGGAAGAGCTATGTTCAAAGGAGTTGCCTTAGTTAATGGAATATTCTCATTATCATGAATTTCGTTACAAAAATCCGCCCCAGCGTCAGTGGAGATAGGAGGTTCCGATTGCAGATTTTCTTCAATAGGAAATTTCATGTAGGAATAACTTCTTTGAATTGTAGCCAAAACATCACAACCTAGGCCAGTGTGATCCAAAGAGAAGCATCTAGGGCAAATATGCaactgatcttctctatcaatcttttgaATCTAGAACTTCCCAGCCCCAATAATTTTAACTTCATCGGGGATCTTGGAGATTTGATCTGTGCAAATGCATATTCCGAGGAAGCTTCCCCATATTTTGTCCTCCAATATGTCATTCAACCGATACAAATGTGCCAAGATatttgcatatatccttaatgacatcTATGTGCCAGTAATCGGAGGGACAATTATAGAGTCTTAACCATACCTTATTGTCTGGTAATACATGAGTCTggggattgaaattgggctgccactcaatgatgtgaacttcaattccatccaagatatatggacctttgtttttagcttgccatttctcctcattactcataaatttgatcatatagaagtcatttgggagaatattgatgttaatatcctttccccattgtgctctACACCAGTATTCAAAGTTACCCTTAACCCgttttccaccaccccacttgatgaaaaagCAGAATTCAAGCAGATTCGATCtagcataattaattttattttaatccaAAAAGATAGTAGGTCTTGAAGTATTTCTTACCAATTtatgatgatggggatgatgaggggGAAAGGTCCGTCCTCAAAAATCAGTATATCCCACTCGATTCGGACAAGGGTTCCGATCTTTAGGATGAAAGTTGGATCTCCAAAACTTGGCATGGTCCGCCCTAGAGTTGTCTTGCCTGAAG contains:
- the LOC131060469 gene encoding uncharacterized protein LOC131060469, which codes for MDWDWKIKLAFPNLLIPPLFGKGSLMDQGNPRLGVKWEAPEPRWFKVNFDGSSTRKPGQSGIGCILRNSDSICIKEISEKIGVATINEAEFRATLRGLQLGLELGVQRIHLEGDSLLATESWLSTVIIGLCRFAPRGNWTCVYF